Proteins from one Faecalibacterium sp. I3-3-33 genomic window:
- a CDS encoding substrate-binding domain-containing protein gives MKMISRRDFLKASAVVGATAAMTACGGSSSTSTAASSVASSTAASAAATNGSANIGVCIYQFADNFMTLYRADLEGYLKDMGYSVTIMDGKNDQNTQTEQINTFLQQGVDVLVINPVQTTSAQTIVDTVSPSGTPIVFINREPEESVLDSYKGKCCYVGADARQSGTYQGELILETETQGDINGDGKITYIMCKGDPENIDAQYRTEYSIKALTDEGKEVECLYEYLDNWDQTTAQQDVANALSQYGEKIEVVFCNNDAMALGALQSIQQAGRTVGKDVYLVGVDALVEAVQNVVDGNMTGTVLNDDVGQATKAAEATKLFVEGKDVEKYYWVDYVKVTKDNASQYLK, from the coding sequence ATGAAAATGATTTCTCGCCGCGACTTCCTGAAGGCTTCCGCTGTTGTGGGCGCTACCGCTGCTATGACCGCTTGCGGCGGCTCTTCCTCCACCAGCACCGCTGCTTCCAGCGTTGCTTCTTCTACCGCTGCTTCTGCCGCTGCTACCAACGGCTCCGCCAACATCGGCGTCTGCATCTATCAGTTTGCTGATAACTTCATGACCCTGTACCGCGCTGATCTGGAAGGCTACCTGAAGGATATGGGCTACTCCGTCACCATCATGGACGGCAAGAACGACCAGAACACCCAGACCGAGCAGATCAACACCTTCCTGCAGCAGGGTGTGGACGTACTGGTCATCAACCCTGTCCAGACCACTTCCGCTCAGACCATCGTTGATACCGTTTCTCCCTCCGGCACTCCCATCGTGTTCATCAACCGTGAGCCCGAGGAGAGCGTTCTGGATTCCTACAAGGGCAAGTGCTGCTACGTTGGCGCTGACGCTCGTCAGTCCGGTACTTATCAGGGCGAGCTGATTCTGGAGACCGAGACTCAGGGCGATATCAACGGTGACGGCAAGATCACCTACATCATGTGCAAGGGCGACCCCGAGAACATCGATGCTCAGTACCGCACCGAGTACTCCATCAAGGCTCTGACCGATGAAGGCAAGGAAGTCGAGTGCCTGTACGAGTACCTGGACAACTGGGATCAGACCACCGCTCAGCAGGACGTTGCAAACGCTCTGTCTCAGTACGGCGAAAAGATCGAAGTCGTCTTCTGCAACAACGACGCAATGGCACTGGGCGCTCTGCAGTCCATCCAGCAGGCTGGCCGCACCGTTGGCAAGGACGTCTACCTGGTCGGCGTCGATGCTCTGGTAGAGGCTGTGCAGAACGTTGTCGATGGCAACATGACCGGTACCGTTCTGAATGACGACGTTGGTCAGGCTACCAAGGCTGCCGAGGCTACCAAGCTGTTCGTCGAGGGCAAGGATGTTGAGAAGTACTACTGGGTCGACTACGTCAAGGTCACCAAGGACAACGCTTCTCAGTACCTGAAGTAA
- a CDS encoding NCS2 family permease, producing the protein MLEKFFHLKENHTDAKTEIMAGITTFMTMAYILAVNPNILSAAGMDSKAVLIATALASFIATALMAVLANYPFALAPGMGLNAYFAYTVVLTMGYSWQLALMAVFVEGVIFIALSLTNVREGIFNAIPMTLKSAVSVGIGLFVAFVGLQNAKLIVNSDSTLVTYQHFKGATFHSVGVGAILALLGVVITAILLVKKVKGGILYGILITWLLGIVCELTGIYVPDVEAGMYSVIPTAFVSFDFSALGETFGQVFKTDFSGVGLLNFFAVMFSFLFVDLFDTLGTLIGVASKADMLDEDGRLPHIKGALMADSIGTCVGAVLGTSTTTTFVESASGVTEGGRTGLTAMTTGVLFLLATIFSPLFLTIPSFATAPALIIVGFYMMGSAIKIDFNDPSEGIPAFLTILAMPTAYSISEGIAIGIISWTIINVITGKAKEKKISPLMYVLTVLFILKYVFL; encoded by the coding sequence ATGTTAGAAAAGTTCTTTCACCTGAAAGAAAACCACACCGATGCAAAGACCGAGATCATGGCTGGTATCACCACCTTCATGACCATGGCTTACATCCTTGCCGTCAACCCCAACATCCTGTCCGCAGCGGGCATGGATTCCAAGGCTGTGCTGATCGCCACTGCGCTGGCATCCTTCATTGCCACCGCACTGATGGCTGTGCTGGCCAACTACCCCTTTGCACTGGCTCCCGGCATGGGTCTGAACGCCTACTTTGCCTACACGGTCGTGCTGACCATGGGTTACAGCTGGCAGCTGGCTCTGATGGCTGTCTTTGTTGAGGGCGTCATCTTCATCGCACTGTCCCTGACCAATGTGCGCGAGGGCATCTTCAACGCCATTCCCATGACCCTGAAGAGCGCCGTCAGCGTGGGCATCGGCCTGTTCGTGGCCTTTGTCGGCCTGCAGAACGCCAAGCTGATCGTCAACAGCGATTCCACGCTGGTCACCTACCAGCACTTCAAGGGCGCAACCTTCCACAGCGTGGGCGTGGGCGCCATCCTTGCTCTGCTGGGCGTGGTCATCACCGCCATCCTGCTGGTCAAAAAGGTCAAGGGCGGCATCCTGTACGGCATCCTGATCACCTGGCTGCTGGGCATCGTGTGCGAGCTGACCGGCATCTACGTCCCCGATGTGGAAGCCGGCATGTACTCCGTGATCCCCACCGCTTTTGTCAGCTTCGACTTCTCCGCACTGGGCGAGACCTTTGGTCAGGTGTTCAAGACCGACTTCTCCGGTGTCGGCCTGCTGAACTTCTTCGCCGTGATGTTCTCCTTCCTGTTCGTGGACCTGTTCGACACGCTGGGCACCCTGATCGGCGTGGCCTCCAAAGCTGATATGCTGGACGAGGACGGCCGTCTGCCCCACATCAAGGGCGCACTGATGGCAGACTCCATCGGCACCTGCGTGGGCGCTGTGCTGGGCACTTCTACCACCACCACCTTCGTGGAGAGCGCCTCCGGCGTTACCGAGGGCGGCCGCACCGGTCTGACCGCTATGACCACCGGCGTGCTGTTCCTGCTGGCTACCATCTTCAGCCCGCTGTTCCTCACCATCCCCAGCTTTGCTACCGCTCCGGCTCTGATCATCGTGGGCTTCTACATGATGGGCTCTGCCATTAAGATCGACTTCAATGATCCCAGCGAGGGCATCCCCGCCTTCCTGACCATTCTGGCTATGCCCACCGCTTACAGCATCTCCGAGGGTATTGCCATCGGCATTATCTCCTGGACCATCATCAATGTGATCACCGGCAAGGCCAAGGAGAAGAAGATCAGCCCGTTGATGTATGTGCTCACCGTGCTGTTCATCCTCAAGTATGTGTTCCTCTGA
- a CDS encoding insulinase family protein, giving the protein MAHYPGYTVLRTEDCPEQHGTLTLLTHDVSGAAVLLVENEDVNKAFGIGFGTFPSDDTGVFHILEHSVLAGSEKYPVSSPFVQLLKSSMASFLNAMTFPDKTVYPFATPNETDFCNLMDVYLNAVFCPLAMVDSAVFEQEGWHRDADGTVSGVVYNEMQGALASPDAQLQNALQRAMFPDTAYGFVSGGDPASIPALTYEKYQRVYRRHYSADNCCITLYGKMDMADKLARLDKDYLSKMPKAAARPRLTMQDEQPGAFVELPYYTDQPKPDEVQCALAWYTGAFADRERQLGVEILLGALLSTNSSPLKAALLAEQLGADIDIGFDDSTLQPTLELLLRGATVDSARKFAPAVRKAVDELLKTGIPHDLLLAALNEAEFASLERPGNLPDGVLDAINAATGWLHTGDAALLLHTDKLFAALRSKLEEGWFDTLLRELFAPAPVQVVQIPTAPKAEDAAAPVRTDGKLVLEHPLTAADLGAGDTAPQGSAEQLAGATLLRHPSAGSLYLNFYYDLGTVAPEELQYLNLLTDVLDELDTPAHTAQQLNTLRSTWLGDSRAQLDLWTGRQEGSPCHAKLSLCLSLLERSLEKAVEIGGEWLYDTILTGAAAEAAYARVVSQLKLRMEQLFIQQGNEFASTRARAHYYVEGAADEACTGVSYYHFLCGLLEKADWSALGAKLDALRSRVLQNAALTVSLHGTEAALEKLRTLLPESRFAAARRTPAQPYTQPLTPPVNEAFIIDGGVNYDVLAWPMPRDSRRRVLARVMSYEYLWHTIREVGGAYDTGMLCADGIEFLYTYRDPHLRESYDTFTAAPAALAARDYTARDLDEFIVGTAAKLDTPRKARAAARELDHRYFCGITDEMRAADRKALCSVDAALLKAQAAALSDVLSGGVRVAFGSKDAVEAAKDLFDRVETL; this is encoded by the coding sequence ATGGCACACTATCCCGGTTATACCGTCCTGCGCACCGAGGACTGCCCCGAGCAGCACGGTACTTTGACCCTGCTCACCCATGACGTCAGCGGCGCAGCCGTGCTGCTGGTGGAGAACGAGGACGTCAACAAAGCTTTCGGCATCGGCTTTGGCACTTTTCCCTCCGATGACACCGGCGTGTTCCATATTCTGGAACATTCCGTGCTGGCGGGCAGCGAAAAATACCCGGTCAGCTCCCCCTTTGTGCAGCTGCTCAAAAGCAGCATGGCTTCCTTCCTCAATGCAATGACTTTCCCGGATAAGACGGTCTACCCCTTTGCCACCCCCAACGAGACCGATTTCTGCAACCTGATGGATGTCTACCTGAACGCGGTGTTCTGCCCGCTGGCTATGGTGGACTCTGCGGTGTTCGAGCAGGAGGGCTGGCACCGGGATGCGGACGGCACGGTCAGCGGCGTAGTCTACAACGAGATGCAGGGCGCGCTGGCCTCCCCGGACGCCCAGCTGCAAAACGCCCTGCAACGGGCGATGTTCCCGGATACCGCCTACGGCTTTGTGTCCGGCGGCGACCCGGCGTCCATCCCCGCCCTGACCTATGAGAAATACCAGCGGGTGTACCGCCGCCATTACAGCGCCGACAACTGCTGCATCACCCTGTACGGCAAGATGGACATGGCCGACAAGCTGGCGCGGCTGGACAAGGACTACCTGTCCAAGATGCCCAAAGCAGCTGCCCGTCCCCGCCTGACCATGCAGGACGAGCAGCCCGGCGCATTCGTGGAGCTGCCCTACTACACCGACCAACCCAAGCCGGACGAGGTGCAGTGCGCACTGGCATGGTACACCGGCGCATTTGCCGACCGTGAGCGGCAGCTGGGTGTGGAGATTTTGCTGGGTGCGCTGCTGAGCACTAACAGCTCTCCCCTCAAGGCCGCGCTGCTGGCCGAGCAGCTGGGCGCAGATATCGACATCGGCTTTGACGACAGCACCCTGCAGCCCACCTTGGAGCTGCTACTGCGCGGTGCTACGGTAGATTCTGCCCGCAAATTTGCCCCCGCTGTACGCAAGGCTGTGGACGAGCTGCTAAAGACCGGCATTCCTCACGACCTGCTGCTGGCCGCTTTGAACGAGGCCGAATTTGCTTCTCTGGAGCGTCCGGGCAATCTGCCGGACGGCGTGCTGGACGCCATCAACGCCGCCACCGGCTGGCTGCATACCGGCGATGCCGCCCTGCTGCTGCATACGGATAAACTCTTCGCCGCCCTGCGCAGCAAGCTGGAAGAGGGCTGGTTCGACACCCTGCTGCGGGAGCTGTTTGCACCCGCCCCGGTGCAGGTGGTGCAAATCCCCACCGCACCCAAAGCGGAGGACGCCGCCGCCCCGGTGCGCACCGATGGCAAGCTGGTGTTGGAGCACCCTCTCACCGCCGCCGACCTTGGCGCGGGCGATACCGCCCCGCAGGGCAGCGCCGAGCAGCTGGCAGGTGCCACCCTGCTGCGCCACCCCTCTGCCGGCAGCCTGTACCTGAATTTCTACTATGATCTGGGCACTGTTGCCCCGGAAGAGCTGCAATATCTGAACCTGCTCACCGATGTGCTGGACGAGCTGGACACCCCCGCTCACACCGCCCAGCAGCTGAACACCCTGCGCAGCACATGGCTGGGCGACAGCCGCGCCCAGCTGGACCTTTGGACCGGGCGGCAGGAGGGTTCTCCCTGCCACGCAAAGCTTTCCCTCTGCCTGAGCCTGCTGGAACGCAGCTTAGAAAAGGCGGTGGAGATCGGCGGCGAGTGGCTGTATGATACCATCCTTACCGGCGCTGCTGCCGAAGCCGCCTATGCCCGGGTGGTCAGCCAGCTGAAGCTGCGCATGGAGCAGCTGTTTATCCAGCAGGGCAACGAGTTCGCCTCCACCCGTGCCCGCGCCCATTATTATGTAGAGGGCGCTGCGGACGAAGCCTGCACCGGCGTGAGTTATTATCACTTCCTGTGCGGTCTGCTGGAAAAGGCCGACTGGTCCGCACTGGGCGCAAAGCTGGACGCTCTGCGCAGCCGGGTGCTGCAAAACGCCGCCCTGACCGTCAGCCTGCATGGCACCGAAGCCGCACTGGAAAAGCTGCGCACCCTGCTGCCGGAAAGCCGCTTTGCCGCCGCCCGGCGCACCCCGGCGCAGCCCTACACCCAGCCCCTGACGCCCCCGGTGAACGAAGCCTTTATCATTGACGGCGGCGTGAACTACGATGTGCTGGCATGGCCCATGCCCCGGGACAGCCGCCGCCGGGTGCTGGCACGGGTGATGAGCTACGAGTACCTGTGGCACACCATCCGGGAGGTGGGCGGTGCCTACGACACCGGAATGCTCTGTGCCGACGGCATCGAGTTTTTGTACACCTACCGGGACCCTCACCTGCGGGAAAGCTACGACACCTTTACAGCCGCCCCTGCCGCCCTTGCCGCCCGGGACTATACGGCCCGGGATCTGGACGAGTTCATCGTGGGCACTGCTGCCAAGCTGGACACGCCCCGCAAGGCGCGTGCCGCTGCCCGGGAATTGGATCACCGGTATTTCTGCGGCATCACGGACGAGATGCGCGCCGCCGACCGCAAGGCGCTGTGCAGCGTGGACGCCGCCCTGCTCAAAGCACAGGCCGCAGCCCTGTCTGATGTGCTGTCCGGCGGCGTGCGGGTGGCCTTTGGCAGCAAGGACGCCGTGGAAGCCGCAAAGGATCTGTTCGACCGGGTAGAGACGCTGTAA
- a CDS encoding FtsX-like permease family protein: MQKSYRKNILREMKSSISRVVSLFGIVALGVMMLTGLMCIAPDMRTAAQKYYVQQNVFDLRVLSTLGLSQGDIDAIAAVDGVDAVQAVKYQDVEGNWTGDEQTTVARLYQLPADPQADTPENMNRPVLLSGRMPEAAGECVVHVMGHGSPVELGTQLTLPEETEGVSGRVFTVVGTVQDPLHFSSDSESSTVGDGQLDYILFVPEGTLTADYYTACYIKAENTGLYDNYSDEYQAAVDAVAENLKAIQSVQCTARREELMDTANDKLTEARAEYDSQKAEAERQFAEAEAKLADAQQQLDAAKAQLEAGEKELAAQKAALPDTMQSGADKLVSSEAQVLEFEEQLQQIELLVNLKKVADPLLTYAEAALRNAEKALDEAEPEDEDYIELRDALAKAQAAYDNIYNQLQGYQQQLDAGKRQMYKQGLISSPNLSNDQLVTEAKAALRKMKLQLLQGQLQLTTGTASAYTQFDAAQKQLEEGWAEYNAGQTQLEESRTEYESQKAEAEQKLADGLAQLNDAEEQVSQIKKGEWYVLDRTSTMSCVTFAQYADRMDAIARVFPVFFFLVAALVATTTMTRMVDENRLQMGTLKALGYSNFSIAGKYLFYAMLATILGSIAGMVVGFVIFPVIIWNAYQLVFSLPTFTLHFYPGMAAASVGISAAVIGFATWYACRSSLAEKTAALLLPRAPVAGKRILMERITPLWSRMSFSQKTTARNLFRYKKRFFMTVLGVAGCTALLLIGFGIQDSLLPIVTKQSTELTHNDMSITLSDPKALTMEQGLAEELDSNSAVQNWSAVYTKSTTIYNAEGESASVSIVAAAKDSDLTRYVTFRTRKGHKAISFDSGSAILTEKTAENLGLHTGDTFWVENAEGARVELTLTGITENYMFTRLYLPRAQLESLLGTAEIPWNTVYGQTTCTDAAGYNALRTDLLDCNYVSSISFTEDTTELFDNLIVSLGYVVVLIIICAAALAAVVLYNLISVNLGERKKELATIKVLGFYDQEVYRYIFREIELLALIGSGVGLALGVPLHKFIVLTVEMDQLMFIRTIAPRSYLLAVALTMVFTVVVCFVMRRHVRCISMVESMKAPE; the protein is encoded by the coding sequence GTGCAGAAAAGTTACCGCAAAAATATCCTGCGCGAGATGAAAAGCAGCATCAGCCGGGTGGTGTCCCTGTTTGGCATCGTGGCGCTGGGGGTGATGATGCTTACCGGCCTGATGTGCATTGCCCCCGATATGCGCACCGCTGCCCAGAAGTACTATGTGCAGCAGAATGTGTTCGACCTGCGGGTGCTGTCCACCCTTGGCCTGAGTCAGGGCGATATCGACGCCATTGCCGCTGTGGACGGGGTGGATGCCGTGCAGGCGGTAAAGTATCAGGACGTAGAAGGAAACTGGACAGGGGACGAGCAGACCACGGTGGCGCGGCTGTATCAGCTGCCTGCCGACCCGCAGGCCGATACGCCGGAGAATATGAACCGTCCGGTGCTGCTGTCCGGACGGATGCCGGAAGCGGCCGGGGAGTGCGTGGTGCACGTGATGGGCCACGGCAGTCCGGTGGAGTTGGGCACCCAGCTGACTTTGCCGGAAGAGACCGAAGGAGTCAGCGGGCGGGTGTTCACGGTGGTGGGCACGGTGCAGGACCCGCTGCATTTTTCCTCCGATTCCGAGAGCAGCACCGTGGGCGATGGTCAGTTGGACTACATCCTGTTTGTGCCGGAGGGCACTTTGACCGCAGATTATTATACGGCGTGCTATATCAAAGCGGAAAACACCGGACTGTATGATAATTATTCCGATGAATATCAGGCCGCAGTGGATGCCGTAGCCGAAAACCTCAAGGCCATCCAGAGTGTGCAGTGCACCGCCCGGCGGGAAGAGCTGATGGACACCGCCAACGACAAGCTGACCGAAGCGCGCGCCGAGTACGACAGCCAGAAGGCCGAAGCAGAGCGCCAGTTTGCCGAGGCCGAGGCAAAGCTGGCAGACGCGCAGCAGCAGCTGGACGCTGCCAAGGCGCAGTTGGAAGCCGGGGAAAAGGAGCTTGCCGCCCAGAAAGCCGCCCTGCCGGACACCATGCAGAGCGGTGCGGATAAGCTGGTGAGCAGCGAAGCGCAGGTGCTGGAATTTGAGGAACAGTTACAGCAAATCGAGCTGCTGGTCAACCTGAAAAAGGTGGCAGACCCCCTGCTGACCTACGCAGAAGCCGCCCTGCGCAACGCCGAAAAGGCGCTGGACGAAGCCGAGCCGGAGGACGAGGATTACATTGAACTGCGGGATGCGCTGGCCAAGGCGCAGGCCGCTTACGACAACATCTATAACCAGCTGCAGGGCTATCAGCAGCAGCTGGACGCGGGCAAGCGGCAGATGTACAAGCAGGGACTGATCTCCTCGCCGAACCTCTCCAACGACCAGCTGGTGACCGAAGCCAAAGCTGCCCTGCGCAAGATGAAATTGCAGCTTTTGCAGGGACAGTTGCAGCTGACCACCGGCACCGCCAGTGCCTACACCCAGTTCGATGCCGCACAAAAGCAGCTGGAAGAGGGCTGGGCAGAGTATAACGCCGGGCAGACCCAGCTGGAAGAATCCCGCACCGAGTACGAGAGCCAGAAGGCCGAGGCAGAGCAGAAACTGGCAGACGGCCTTGCCCAGCTGAACGATGCCGAGGAGCAGGTGAGCCAGATCAAAAAGGGCGAGTGGTATGTGCTGGACCGCACCTCCACCATGAGCTGCGTCACCTTTGCCCAGTACGCCGACCGCATGGACGCCATTGCCCGGGTGTTCCCGGTGTTCTTCTTCCTTGTGGCGGCGCTGGTGGCTACCACCACCATGACCCGCATGGTGGACGAGAACCGCCTGCAAATGGGTACCTTAAAGGCGCTGGGCTACTCCAATTTCAGCATCGCGGGCAAGTACCTGTTCTACGCGATGCTGGCCACCATTCTGGGCAGCATCGCCGGTATGGTGGTGGGTTTTGTCATCTTCCCGGTGATTATCTGGAACGCCTATCAGCTGGTGTTCAGCCTGCCTACCTTCACTTTGCACTTCTACCCGGGCATGGCAGCTGCCAGCGTGGGCATCAGCGCTGCCGTCATCGGCTTTGCCACATGGTACGCCTGCCGTTCCAGTCTGGCCGAAAAGACCGCAGCTTTGCTGCTGCCCCGGGCCCCGGTGGCGGGCAAGCGCATCCTGATGGAGCGCATCACCCCGCTGTGGTCCCGGATGTCCTTCTCCCAAAAGACCACCGCCCGCAACCTGTTCCGGTATAAAAAGCGGTTCTTCATGACCGTGCTGGGCGTGGCGGGCTGCACCGCGCTGCTGCTCATCGGCTTTGGCATTCAGGATTCCCTGCTGCCCATCGTCACAAAGCAGTCTACCGAGCTGACCCACAACGATATGTCCATCACCCTCAGCGACCCCAAAGCCCTGACCATGGAGCAGGGGCTGGCAGAGGAGCTGGACAGCAACAGCGCCGTGCAGAACTGGAGCGCGGTGTATACCAAATCCACCACCATCTACAATGCCGAAGGCGAGAGCGCCAGCGTGAGCATCGTGGCCGCCGCCAAGGACAGCGACCTGACCCGGTACGTCACCTTCCGCACCCGCAAGGGGCACAAGGCCATCAGCTTTGACAGCGGCAGCGCCATCCTGACCGAAAAGACCGCCGAGAACCTGGGCCTGCACACAGGCGATACCTTCTGGGTGGAAAACGCCGAGGGTGCCCGGGTGGAGCTGACCCTGACCGGCATTACCGAGAACTATATGTTCACCCGGCTGTACCTCCCCCGCGCACAGCTGGAAAGCCTGCTGGGCACGGCAGAGATCCCGTGGAACACGGTCTACGGTCAGACCACCTGCACCGATGCTGCCGGGTACAACGCCCTGCGCACCGACCTGCTGGACTGCAACTACGTCAGCAGCATCAGCTTTACCGAGGACACCACCGAACTGTTCGATAATCTTATCGTCAGTCTGGGCTATGTGGTGGTGCTGATCATCATCTGCGCGGCGGCGCTGGCGGCAGTGGTGCTGTATAATCTAATCAGCGTCAACCTTGGGGAGCGCAAAAAGGAGCTGGCGACCATCAAGGTGCTGGGCTTCTACGATCAGGAAGTGTACCGCTACATCTTCCGCGAGATCGAGCTGCTGGCGCTTATCGGCTCCGGCGTGGGTCTGGCGCTGGGTGTGCCGCTGCACAAGTTCATCGTGCTGACCGTGGAGATGGATCAGCTCATGTTCATCCGCACGATCGCTCCCCGCAGCTACCTGCTGGCGGTGGCGCTGACCATGGTGTTTACCGTAGTGGTCTGCTTTGTGATGCGGCGGCACGTCCGGTGCATCAGCATGGTGGAAAGCATGAAAGCACCGGAGTAA
- a CDS encoding ABC transporter permease subunit, producing the protein MEATKKLNGKAVGKWLSNNAIIIMMLAVTLIVGIIHPNFFSGTNMINLFKNVSIRYIIALGISGCLITTGNDLSAGRLAGFAACLACIFAQTEGASGKFYPNMPTLSTPVVFILVIAICAIVGLCNGLVVSYLKVQPFIATLGMQQVVYGICLVYTGGTPIGSLNSNFTALAKDTFLAIPVLIWIALIVAACFWFLYNKTRHGKYMYAIGGNEAAAEVAGVNVIATKIRIYILASCMFGLAGCLLAAKSGGASVNTAMGYELDAIAACTIGGVSTTGGVGTVPGVLVGVLVFELMKVALQFMNVNSSYTYIVQGLVIIVAVAIDIRKYLAKK; encoded by the coding sequence GTGGAAGCTACCAAAAAATTGAATGGCAAGGCTGTGGGCAAGTGGCTCAGCAACAACGCCATTATCATAATGATGCTGGCCGTCACTCTGATCGTTGGCATCATTCACCCCAACTTCTTCTCCGGCACCAACATGATCAACCTGTTCAAGAATGTGTCCATCCGCTACATCATCGCACTGGGCATTTCCGGCTGCCTGATCACCACCGGTAACGACCTGTCCGCTGGCCGTCTGGCCGGTTTTGCCGCCTGCCTGGCCTGCATCTTTGCGCAGACCGAAGGCGCTTCCGGCAAGTTCTACCCCAATATGCCCACCCTGTCCACCCCCGTGGTGTTCATTCTGGTCATTGCCATCTGCGCCATCGTGGGTCTGTGCAACGGACTGGTGGTCAGCTACCTGAAGGTGCAGCCCTTCATTGCTACCTTGGGTATGCAGCAGGTAGTCTACGGTATCTGCCTTGTGTACACCGGCGGTACCCCCATCGGCTCCCTGAACTCCAACTTCACCGCACTGGCAAAGGACACCTTCCTTGCCATCCCCGTGCTGATCTGGATCGCCCTGATCGTGGCTGCCTGCTTCTGGTTCCTGTACAACAAGACCCGCCACGGCAAGTACATGTACGCCATCGGCGGCAACGAAGCTGCTGCTGAGGTGGCCGGTGTCAACGTGATCGCTACCAAGATCCGCATCTACATCCTGGCCTCCTGCATGTTCGGTCTGGCAGGCTGCCTGCTGGCTGCAAAGTCCGGCGGCGCATCCGTCAACACTGCAATGGGCTATGAGCTGGACGCCATCGCAGCCTGCACCATCGGCGGTGTTTCCACCACCGGCGGCGTCGGCACCGTGCCCGGCGTTCTGGTCGGCGTTCTGGTCTTTGAGTTGATGAAGGTCGCTCTGCAGTTCATGAACGTCAACTCCTCCTACACCTACATTGTTCAGGGTCTTGTCATTATCGTGGCTGTCGCCATTGATATCCGCAAGTATCTGGCTAAGAAGTAA
- a CDS encoding sugar ABC transporter ATP-binding protein, which translates to MSEYRLVMKGVVKTFPGVKALDHAQLELRPGKVMALMGENGAGKSTLMKCMFGIYKMDEGEIEYEGQKVTIPTPLDALDRGIAMVHQELQPIPARTVAENIWLGRYPTKKYGIVTVVDHAKMYKDTDELLKKLKLDIDPHAKLGSLSIAQMQMVEIAKAVSANCKVLILDEPTSSLTANEVESLFRIMRELKEQGVALVYISHKMDEIKVIADEVTIMRDGQYIGKWDVANMTKEEIIAKMVGRELSNLFPPLENVPSDEVMMKVEDFTSIHPRSFRHCSFELKKGEILGVAGLVGAQRTELMEGIFGLRAHTSGKVWIKGEEVNIKQPRDAIQKSVALLTEDRRATGILGVLSVADNISIASLDALRKGPIMLDNKKILDLVATNKEKMAIKVPSPKTQIKSLSGGNQQKVLIARWLANNPDVLILDEPTRGIDVGAKYEIYCIIADLAKQGKSIIMISSEMSEIIGMSNRVMVMCDGRITGFINGKDATQENIMALATQFETAPDAAAANQ; encoded by the coding sequence ATGTCAGAATACCGTCTGGTAATGAAAGGCGTGGTCAAGACCTTCCCCGGTGTCAAAGCCCTTGATCATGCACAGCTGGAGCTCCGTCCCGGCAAAGTCATGGCTCTGATGGGCGAAAACGGCGCCGGTAAGTCCACTCTGATGAAATGTATGTTCGGCATTTACAAGATGGACGAGGGCGAGATCGAATACGAGGGGCAGAAGGTAACCATCCCCACCCCGCTGGATGCACTGGACCGCGGCATCGCCATGGTGCATCAGGAGCTGCAGCCCATTCCGGCCCGTACCGTGGCTGAGAATATCTGGCTGGGGCGCTACCCCACCAAGAAATACGGCATCGTCACCGTTGTGGATCATGCCAAAATGTACAAAGATACCGATGAACTGCTGAAGAAACTGAAGCTGGACATCGACCCCCATGCAAAGCTGGGCTCTTTGAGCATCGCCCAGATGCAGATGGTGGAAATTGCCAAGGCCGTTTCCGCCAACTGCAAGGTGCTGATCCTGGACGAGCCCACCTCTTCTCTGACCGCGAACGAGGTCGAGAGCCTGTTCCGCATCATGCGGGAGCTGAAGGAGCAGGGCGTTGCTCTGGTCTACATCAGCCACAAGATGGACGAGATCAAGGTCATCGCAGACGAAGTCACCATCATGCGCGATGGCCAGTACATTGGCAAGTGGGACGTTGCCAACATGACCAAGGAAGAGATCATTGCAAAGATGGTCGGCCGTGAGCTGTCTAACCTCTTCCCCCCGCTGGAGAACGTGCCCTCGGACGAGGTCATGATGAAGGTGGAGGACTTCACCTCCATCCATCCCCGCTCCTTCCGCCATTGCAGCTTTGAGCTGAAAAAGGGCGAAATTCTGGGCGTTGCCGGTCTGGTGGGCGCACAGCGCACCGAGCTGATGGAAGGCATCTTCGGCCTGCGTGCCCATACCTCCGGTAAGGTGTGGATCAAGGGCGAAGAGGTCAACATCAAGCAGCCCCGCGACGCCATTCAGAAGAGCGTTGCTCTGCTGACCGAGGACCGCCGTGCCACCGGCATTCTGGGCGTGCTGAGCGTTGCCGATAACATCTCCATTGCTTCTCTGGACGCCCTGCGCAAGGGTCCCATCATGCTGGACAACAAAAAGATCCTAGATCTGGTGGCTACCAACAAGGAAAAAATGGCCATCAAGGTGCCCAGCCCCAAGACCCAGATCAAGAGCCTTTCCGGCGGCAACCAGCAGAAGGTGCTGATCGCCCGCTGGCTGGCCAACAACCCCGATGTGCTTATTCTGGACGAGCCTACCCGTGGCATCGACGTCGGTGCAAAGTACGAAATTTACTGCATCATCGCTGATCTGGCCAAGCAGGGCAAGAGCATTATCATGATCTCCTCTGAAATGAGCGAGATCATTGGTATGTCCAACCGTGTCATGGTCATGTGCGATGGCCGCATCACCGGCTTTATCAACGGTAAGGATGCCACGCAGGAGAACATCATGGCGCTGGCTACCCAGTTCGAGACCGCACCTGACGCAGCTGCGGCAAATCAGTAA